GTGTTTTAAGTGAGTTTGCATACGATAAAGCTTGCTCTTTTGATACATTATCTTTAAAAAACACAAAAACCGGTACATTTGAACGCTTTGATTCAAGATAGTTATTGACCGTATATAAAATCGAAGCAGAAAAACTAATTATCAGCAAAAATATAAGCATTATAAATGTTATCACCAGTCTTGTAGAATCTTTTTTCATTGTTCACCTACATTGCATGTATTAAAAATATCTAAATTATCAATGTATTCAATTGGTGTAAAACTTGTAAACACTATCGTCATCTTATAATCATTGTTGAGTTTTTTTAGTATGCTAATAAGCTCTTGTTTGTTTTTGTAATAAGAAAATGGTTCATCTAAAAGCACAAGCGGGACCCTTAAAGCTAAAATCCTGGCCAGTGCCAATCTGTATTTTTCTGATAATGACAAATTGAATATTTTTATATTAAGAAGATTTTTTAGACCAAAAAAATCTATAGCTTCTTCTAAATACTGTTTTCTTTTCAATAATTTTGTCACTAAATGCAGGTAAGCTTTTACGCTTAAGTTTTCTATAAGTCCAAAATCATCAAATACCACACCTATATGACGTCTAAGATGCATCAATCTTGAATATTTTATACGACTTAACGGTTCACCAAAGATCTTTACATCGCCAGATGTAGGCTTTTCCATTCTGCAAATAAGCTTTAAAAGCGTGGTTTTACCGCAGGCAAAACCACCACTTATTTGAACAATCTGTCCTTCCCTTATATAAAAATTTAGCCCTTCAAAAACGCGCTTATCATTATAAAATTTACTGACATCAACAAATTCAATCATCTTCCAAGCTCTTTTTTATTTTACTTGCTATATTTTCTACACTAAAGCCATACTCGCAAAATAAATCTGCCGATGTTCCAGATTGACCAAATTTATCATCAATCCCAATCCTTTTAATGCGCTTTGGCAAATTTTCGCCCAAAAACTCACAAACAGCGCTTCCAAGACCACCAACAATTGAATGCTCTTCAAGTGTAAAAATGTGTCCAACATTTTTTGCGCTATTATAAACCGTATCTGTATCTAATGGCTTTATAGTGCTAACATCAACCACACAAACGCTTATTTTTTCTTTATCAAGCTCTTGCGCAGCTTTAATCGCAAACTCAATTACCGGGCCGCAGGCAAATATGCAGGCATCTTTTCCTTGTTTTAGAATGTTAGCTTTTCCTATCTCGAAATCGTGTGTAGTAAAATTAAGAGATTTTTCCCTTGAGGTTCTTAAATAAAAAGGACCTTTATTTTTATGTAAAGCCAAAACAGCTTTATAGGTTTCATTGTAATCTGCTGGCACAATTACCTGCATATTTGGTAAACTTCTCATTAATGATATATCACATATTGCCTGGTGGGAACCACCATCTTCACCTACGCTTATGCCTGCATGAGAACCGCATAACACTACATCCAGATCCTGGTAACAAATAGATTGTCTTACACCTTCAAAAGCTCTGCCTGTTATAAAAACAGCGAAACTTGATGCAAAAA
This sequence is a window from Desulfurella sp.. Protein-coding genes within it:
- a CDS encoding ATP-binding cassette domain-containing protein; the encoded protein is MIEFVDVSKFYNDKRVFEGLNFYIREGQIVQISGGFACGKTTLLKLICRMEKPTSGDVKIFGEPLSRIKYSRLMHLRRHIGVVFDDFGLIENLSVKAYLHLVTKLLKRKQYLEEAIDFFGLKNLLNIKIFNLSLSEKYRLALARILALRVPLVLLDEPFSYYKNKQELISILKKLNNDYKMTIVFTSFTPIEYIDNLDIFNTCNVGEQ
- a CDS encoding transketolase family protein gives rise to the protein MEYKATRDAYGKALVEIGIDKKIVVLDADLSSSTKSAEFKKVYPERFFNIGIAELNMVDIAAGFALEGFKVFASSFAVFITGRAFEGVRQSICYQDLDVVLCGSHAGISVGEDGGSHQAICDISLMRSLPNMQVIVPADYNETYKAVLALHKNKGPFYLRTSREKSLNFTTHDFEIGKANILKQGKDACIFACGPVIEFAIKAAQELDKEKISVCVVDVSTIKPLDTDTVYNSAKNVGHIFTLEEHSIVGGLGSAVCEFLGENLPKRIKRIGIDDKFGQSGTSADLFCEYGFSVENIASKIKKSLEDD